Within Anopheles ziemanni chromosome 2, idAnoZiCoDA_A2_x.2, whole genome shotgun sequence, the genomic segment AACGAAACTTTATCCTTAATCTTCTTGCCTTGCTTCGATTCTTCTGCCGCCTTTGCACTTTTTCCTTCACTAGTTTCGGCATTATCTTCAGACTTTGGTACCAAATCATGTTTCCGTACCTTGATTTCCGTGTCCTCTTCTTCATTTATATCGGTTTCAGTAAATAGACTTGGCAGCAGTTTACGCTTCAAGGATTCGTTCTGACCCCGTCGACGATAAGCTTCCACTTCTGTCAGCTCAGTTTGCTTCGGCCGCAATTGGACGGTTTTCTTAACGCTCGCCCAACGGTTCAATTCACGCGTGTTCGCTGCTAGAATTTCTGCTATACTCAAGCCAAAATCATTTGGAACCGTTTCAACGTACTTAAAGCGACACGGTACGTCGCCAATCATGTCCTCGTAGTCCAACTTATAGTACTCATCGATGTACTCTCCGTACGTTTTCTCGTCTTCTGGATCGAAGAGCGGCTTCTCTGCTTTCAATACCTCACGGAATTTTGATTGCCGGCGACCCTTCTTTTTGCGGCTTCTGGTAGAGTCCAGCATTTCCTGCGCAAGCATTTCCTTACGCGACTTTACCTTCTCCTCATAGTCACAATCCATGACAAAATCGTCGTCCTCACAGTACGGTTCGGCAAAATCTCCTTCTTCATCGTCATCGATTCGGTCCTTATCATAATTTTCTATGCCCAGCTCTTTGTCCAGATCGGGAAACTCCGGTTTTTGATCACCCTCATCCACGCCGTAGTACTCATCATTGAACATGTCCTGCATACGCCGATCGTGTTCCTCGGGGTCGAAATCCGATTCCAAATCATCTTCATTCATTGCCAAATTTTTCGTTGCCGCAATCTCCTTCAAGCGCTGTATTCTTTCTTTAATTTCCTGCAATTTAACTGACTTCAACTCCTCCAGCTCACGGCGcttttgttccttttctttctgtttgCGCTCCTTTAGGGCCTGCCGTTCCTCTTTTCGTTTATTGCGCTCAATACGCACCGAATCTTCCATCGTTCGGGGGTAACGTTTGATAAATTCTGTATCCGGCTCTTCGAAACGGAAATTGTACTGTCGCTCATATTCCTCCTGTTTTTCCAATTCTTCCTCATCCTCCGACGTGGCCACTATATCTTCGTAGGTCGGAAGTTCCCCAGCTTCCACGAACCGTTTGTTGAGAATGTAGTCTTTCAGGAAAGCGTCTTCTTTGGAGAGTTTTTCCTTGCTCCAGTAGTGCTTCAAGGGCTCCAAATCTTTCAATTCTTTACTCGGCGGTTCCTGTGCCTTTTTATCCGCGAGCCACTGGATGTAGTCAGCTTGGTCCTTTTCGCGTTCGTCTTTATTTTTCGAACGTTCTTTAAGCAACCCTCCGCCACGAGCTTTTGAGCCCTCCGCTCCGTCGTCTTCGCTATCGCTTTCACCAATTTTGCTCAGTGCTTGTTTAATTTCATCcttaattttcttctcctgCTCCACCAACGTAGGAGAGGCTGCGCGCTGTTGTATCCGCTCCGAGTTAGGATCAATGTCATCTTCGTCTTCGAACACACCACCATTTTCCAGGAGCATTTTGCGCTCATAGTCTTTCAAAGTCATCGGCTTTTCCTTATGATGCCGCTTGGCCAAGGCAACTTCCTCGACTGACTTTACCTTTTCAAAAAACTTTGGCTGCTCGGCATACTTGGCCGGGTCGTTGCGCTTTAGAAAGGCCAGTGTACGGAAGAATTCCTTATCGAAATCGGGATCGACAATCTCTTCGTCGGTTGTTTCATCGTCACTGGAGTCTGACGATTCTTCTGACTCTGCATTTTTCACTAAAAATGAAAGAACCAGTTATTTAGGCATTGTTTTTGCGACGCACTGTTAGCGACCTACGTTGACTGAGGATTTCCTTCTTTCGAAATTGATCGTAGTGTTTGGCGTAGTTTTTGTTAGTACGGAATTCAACCGGCTCCGCCTCTTCCTGGTCGGATTCATTGAACAGTTTAACTTTATTGCTCATGTTTCTAATTCTCAAACAATAGAGAAACAACTAGGGACAACGTGCCTCAAACAACGTGTGTTTGTTATGATTTTACGAGCTCTGAGCTATCAAATTGACTGTTGAGCAGTGCTGCCAGAAAAACGTTGGGAATGCTTAAAACATGCTAGAAATATCTTTGCAATCACTGGAAAATTCGAATTTATGAGTAGATTACAAAACTTAAGCAGTTCAATAAGAAATCAATGtttctaattttatttcaaaaataaaatataaatgaaatataaaaattattccAAAAGATCAAGGTTCTTACAGCTTTTACATAAATTGACATCTGTCTGCAGATGATTTGAAAGctcataaacaaaaacattttcagcaGTGCAATTTCTGCAAATTCTCCCCAAACTTTAAGTAAATATTCTACAACAATGTCGCAAGAAACGGTGCAAGGCGGAGACAATCTAAGCGAAAAAGATCTTGCAGCTAACGTAGAAAACCTGAATCTGGCTGGCACCGGGCAGAAAGCGGAAAGGCAGGAAATTAAGAAAAGTAACTAGAACAGCAGATAGAAAATTTGTGATACCTAACTAATttgttttccctgtttttaGTCGATATTGTTCTACATGCTACCGGTAGTGCACCAATTCTGAAGCAGAAAAAGTGGTCAGTTGACCAAGAGAAGCCTATCAGTGGAATcgttaaatttattcataaatACCTGAAACTGGATCCCGAAGAACGACTGGTATGAAAGATAGCAATTTTTAAACGAAATccaaattattaacaaaaatatttccatcTATTAAAGTTCCTGTACATCAATCAAACATTTGCGCCATCGCCTGatcaaataatcaaaaaccTGTATGAATGTTACGGTACTAATGGGAAGCTGAACCTGCACTACGCCAAAACGCAAGCATGGGGATAAGATGTTCAGGCGTGTTGAACTGAGCCATTCCATCGTATTCGCTTTCTCTCTGCATTCACTGTGAGCCATTCAATGTAATCTAACCAAAACCAATCTTAAAATTAAACGATAACAACAATAAACGAGTTTTGATCGCAGCACCACTTCGTTTATTCAATAACATATTCTACATGACTTCGTCCCACTTCTTAATCACCACGGAGCGCTTCCAGCTCATCAGCTGCCTCCTTGGCCACCCGGTGATACTTGCCTATGGCCGGGCGGTAGTAGTACGACTGATAATCGCTGCGTTCGGCCATTTTTTCGCGAACTTGTTTCTCCAGCGCACGGATGTGAGCCTTCTCGTTCTCCTCATAGATGTGGTGGAGCATCTTCTCGTACTCTTGCTGCGGATTCGGCAGAATGTAGCGAGCAATGAAGCGCGTGATCGGATGCCGATGGTATTCCCAGTGTTTCGGGGTGTAATCGTCGGGGGTTTCCGTCAGCGTAGCGGGTCCAACGAACACGTTCGCATAGAAAATAACAGCACCGGCCGGGATCAGGCCGATCATGATGTAGTAATGGAACATATCCTTGAACTTGTGCCATTGGAAACGCGACGGAGTAATGGTGAAATTCTTCGGTCCATGGCCGCCGGACATCGAACGAGTGCTGACGAGGgctaaaacaaaatgcaatcgtatattcgtttgttttgatgttgcaTAACTAGCATTCCGTGGGTTACGAGTCTGCTCGATCCGTTATTGGCTCGAAATTGCCATACACATTGGCGGAACGagttaaaaaatgttaacGTACCATTTTTGCTACCCTGCAACAGCGCCGGTTTGGTCAAGAAAGTCCCCAAACGGGCCGAAAGTTGGCTCGAACGTGCCAAGGAACTGAAAATCGCCATCTTTCTGCTATCTTTTCTGGAGTTCGCAATTTGACAacccaaacaccatcgatGGACTACAACTGGATGATGTTTATATTTACTCATCGAGTACTAGCTTGACAGCCACTAGACATGAACGTATAGCTTAAAGatttagaatatttttttcagattCTAGAATGGATAAGCATTGgcaatattttttcttattttagaaagttgtttatttttattttaatcgaatTAACAACTTCAATTAACCAATTGTTTTTACGTTTCAATTGCTTTTTGGCGTTGACAATTCGTTTGACAATTCGTGTTTCGCGTGGCTTTGGCATATCAGCACCACTACAGACGACAATCATCgcttttcatttgctttccaCACTATTCGTAACTTTACCTGCCCAGTGCTGCGCCGTTGTATCACGGAGGGTGGTAAAGTCGTCGAACGTGTTTTGTCCGCGGAGGGCGTTTTAGTTTCTTCGCTCGCGTTGTTCGTTCGATACCGTGTGGCATTTTCGCGGACCGTTCGTTGCAGGGAGTTGGTTGGTATGCCTTCGATTCAGTTCTTGCCCTGGGGGCCTTTAACCTCTGTGAAAGTGATTCCTTTTCCAAACAGCGCGAACGTGGAACGCGTAGCCCAAAACCTCTAAACCTACCAACTTAAAGTGAAATAGGGAAGCTCAGGTCCTGAGGTCCGCTCGCTGCAGTTTTACCATTAGCGCACCATTGCGATAACAATGAAGGATATCTAAATCGACCCCTTCTTTGTTGAGCAAGAAAAGGAAATCTCCGCAAATCCTGCTACAACCAATGGTGTGGGGTGTGTTGCTGAACGAATTAGTTTTGTTTCTGACTAGGTCTAGCACGCGAGGTTGTTCGGTTTACGGAGAGGGTTGGTGCCGATCGGATGGTGGAACTGGGCGTGTTGATTAATCAATTGTGTCTGTACCCTTATTGTTATCGTCGTGCTAAAGTGCTAAATTATTGTCCGGTAGGAAAACTAAtagcatttaatttatttgagaGAGTTAGCGGATTGAGATTTCCCATTATCAAAATGTTCCTACTGGTAATTCTATCAATAAATTACGTCTCCCAAAAGTGCCTTGGTGCGTTGCCCTTTAAATCGGTCGTTGTCTCGATGCAGGCGTCTTGACGCATCAAAGAAACCATTGGACGAATGACGTCGTCTTCGCTTCCTGTACTCAAACCCTCATCATATTTTCTCCCACGAGAAGTCAATGAGTTAGTCTCATAGCAGCAATCGATTAATCGACCTTTTTAATCCAGAGCCCGTCTTGTCGTCACCGCAGACCGGGCGACCTTCCAAGTTCGCGGATCTCGTGTCACTTCAGTCAGCTGCAATCTCTTCTCGTGCGTgtgttaactttttttttcgcgtgcTCGATTGCATACCGCCATTCACCATTTTTGTGTGGTTGATTTGTGCGCGCGACCGCGTAACCAAAAAAGGGCAGCGCCAGTTGATGCCGTTTGAAACCATCGTGACTCGCGAGTGTCCATCAGCAtaaggcagcgctctgtgaacagtccaacaaaccagacaaacacgacactgtcGGAAAGGTGCTCTGCGAAttgtcgtgaagaactgtcactcatccaagcagcaaggtagcagaataCACAAGGTATAACAGTTTCACAGTGGGATAcagccctgcacgacaaaatcaaactgttttgttctgtgtcgtgtttgtctgacatgttcgatgcaggttgacagagcacctccatatgattgcatggatttgatcgttttttttttgtcgtgtttgtcgtgtttgtcttgttcgatagctcacagagcgctgcctaagTGTTCGTCTTTGCCTTGCCCCATTTACTACAATGCAAGGTTTTCAAAGTTCTGTCGTAGTGTTGTCATTTCTTTGATTCCCAATTTCAGCTCGTGTAACTCTGAGCTTCTCTGTGCAGTTCCATGTAAACAAGGatgtgaaaataaatcaataaaatcaacacCCGATCGCTCTCGATCGATATTTGGCAAGTGTGGTGAAAATATGTAGTGAAAAAACCTTGAAACGTGTAAAGTACAAACGCACAGCGCAGTTGGCGACGAAAACGCAGCATTTTACTATCCTTGGTTTCCTTCGACCGGGCCGCTTCAAAGGGATACCATTTGACAACCGACGTTTGAAGAACAGTGCATGTAGTTGATACGACACGTTCTTATCAGCGAACAGCAACAGTAGTCGTAGCAGCTTAAGGAGTAAAAGCAACAACCGCCGATCGTCGCGGAACATTCAACGCACACGATCGTCAGCAAGAAAGTCGATACAATGAATACCACTGTCGTCGATCAGCAGGCCAACACGGGATTACCGATAAAGCTACCaggtaagaaaaagaaaatcacgcACCCTTGAGCTTAATGAATTGTATAATCAAATTCAGCAAACACAGGAATATAACGATAACCTGTAGGGTCGGTTGAGGCAAACATTTCCTTGGTTCCGGGCGTTCCTTGACCATATTTTTCGCTGCCCGACCACGTCAGCCTTCGTCGATTGCTTTGTTTGCGCCTTGATCAAGTGGAATCACACGTAAACAAATTCATTCTACAACGCGATCGCACCATGTGACACAACCACGTATAGCATCCGCGTGGGGCTCTGCTGGGATGACGAATCTCTTCTGTTTTGCAGCCCCAGCGGAGGGAGGAATGATCATCGTGGCGCGGATGACGCGTCCCACACGTTGAATGCTAGCAGGAAAGCTCGAAAAGCAGCATCCACGGGGCAGCAATTGTGTAAACAAAACTTCCACCGCGCGCTGATCGATTCGAGATGGTGTCGCACCTACCACATGGAGACCGGAACATGTGGTCGGAACATTTTCGCACCCAAGGTCGCCGATCGCTAGCGAACAACTTGTTGAGAAACATCTTCTACGCTCGGGTGACATGAGAAAACTTCATCCACACTGTTGAAacgggggaaaagtttttgacacTAACATTCGATTGCGAAAGGCAAGCAGAGAAGATTAACGGTTTTGGTGCATCATAgctagaagaagaaaagtctGCCCACATTAACGTTGTTGATTAACGTATTTCCCAGGGCCCAGTTACACACCAGCGGTTAACCCAATCGCGTGTTATGGGGTAAAATTTTGTGGTTCTATTCTAATGCAGTCGAGCACTTGTTCCCTCTTGGCACGCTTCCCAACGAGCGTTATTTTGAAGCCAAACTTTCGTGGCATTCCAATGGCATCGCACACGATCTCCAACGGCTGCGGAATGCGGGCACTGGCTGTGTCTTGTATCTAAACTAAAGTGCTCCATAATTATCCCGGCGAGTTAGAGACACTGTTGTTTTACTCTGGTCTTTTCATTAGATTATGCATTAGCTAATTGCAGAGACCGGATTCAAATCTATTTTACATgcttaaaaacatgtttaaggGTCGAATCTATATTTGTAGAAGTGGCCAAACAATTCAATTCCGCGTATCCTTTTGTGTTGTAATTCAGTGTCTTGAGGAAGTATATTAATTTCCTTTTGATTATAGATATTtgtgataatattttttcaatcacatAAAATTCTTCAGAATCTGAGGAACTGAGGTTTGTTTTAGACTGGTTtagtatttatttaatttggttGAGAATCATTGATGTGACCATGTAGTCAAATCTTCATTTTAATATTGTGCACTGATTTTAAACATTGTAAATTGCACCATATCAAATAAGGTCCACGTAACACAAAAACTTATGCATtggataaaagaaaaagcttGGATAGTAAAAATTAAGAGGAAAgttatttgttaatttataa encodes:
- the LOC131294285 gene encoding protein KRI1 homolog — encoded protein: MSNKVKLFNESDQEEAEPVEFRTNKNYAKHYDQFRKKEILSQLKNAESEESSDSSDDETTDEEIVDPDFDKEFFRTLAFLKRNDPAKYAEQPKFFEKVKSVEEVALAKRHHKEKPMTLKDYERKMLLENGGVFEDEDDIDPNSERIQQRAASPTLVEQEKKIKDEIKQALSKIGESDSEDDGAEGSKARGGGLLKERSKNKDEREKDQADYIQWLADKKAQEPPSKELKDLEPLKHYWSKEKLSKEDAFLKDYILNKRFVEAGELPTYEDIVATSEDEEELEKQEEYERQYNFRFEEPDTEFIKRYPRTMEDSVRIERNKRKEERQALKERKQKEKEQKRRELEELKSVKLQEIKERIQRLKEIAATKNLAMNEDDLESDFDPEEHDRRMQDMFNDEYYGVDEGDQKPEFPDLDKELGIENYDKDRIDDDEEGDFAEPYCEDDDFVMDCDYEEKVKSRKEMLAQEMLDSTRSRKKKGRRQSKFREVLKAEKPLFDPEDEKTYGEYIDEYYKLDYEDMIGDVPCRFKYVETVPNDFGLSIAEILAANTRELNRWASVKKTVQLRPKQTELTEVEAYRRRGQNESLKRKLLPSLFTETDINEEEDTEIKVRKHDLVPKSEDNAETSEGKSAKAAEESKQGKKIKDKVSFTETDNVTVEPVKKEKKKNKQDSSVDDANVHENNSANGKGSAQQPKTSSDARHASQQQASGGNFESGNGPGHNKKRTWNQANGTSAASHRNTNSWSGPQQGRFAPNGRPHGKPHIYGRAPQGSYQDESASDQRLRAFGLNPRKYHNKQKYGNQQQKNRNGIGQNKSFNKKTRFE
- the LOC131294649 gene encoding autophagy protein 12-like: MSQETVQGGDNLSEKDLAANVENLNLAGTGQKAERQEIKKIDIVLHATGSAPILKQKKWSVDQEKPISGIVKFIHKYLKLDPEERLFLYINQTFAPSPDQIIKNLYECYGTNGKLNLHYAKTQAWG
- the LOC131294638 gene encoding NADH dehydrogenase [ubiquinone] 1 beta subcomplex subunit 5, mitochondrial — translated: MAIFSSLARSSQLSARLGTFLTKPALLQGSKNALVSTRSMSGGHGPKNFTITPSRFQWHKFKDMFHYYIMIGLIPAGAVIFYANVFVGPATLTETPDDYTPKHWEYHRHPITRFIARYILPNPQQEYEKMLHHIYEENEKAHIRALEKQVREKMAERSDYQSYYYRPAIGKYHRVAKEAADELEALRGD